Within Acidobacteriota bacterium, the genomic segment TTGAGGTACTCCATCATCGCGGCCACGTGCGGCGCGGCCGCGCCCTCTCCGACCATGCGTGTGACGAAGCGGGCGAGCGCGGCGGGATGTACCAGGTAGCTCTCGATCTCGTATCGCCGCCAGCGCGCGCGCTGAAACCCGCGGCCGCTGATCGTGCTGCCCTGGATCCCGGGATGACTGTCGCCGTCCACCAGTTCCAGCGCCGGAATCTCCCTGACCAGGCACAACGCGTCGTAGTGTTCCCGAGCCTTAACGCCGGGGCCGCCACCAGCCGTATCGGCCACGGTCGGCTTCCAGAAGAGCCGCGTCGTCAGCAGATCGAGTGCCGGGTGATGCAGGACCCGCGCGAACGCGCGCAGGATCTCGAGGTCGGTGTGGCCTTCGAGGTAGAGAATGCCCGGCGCTTGCATCGCTCTCATGATGTCGTCGTTTGAGAGCACCCTGAGCGACGCGATGAGCGTCTGGCGCTCGGCGTTGTCGGCGAGCATCACCGGCCTGTCCAGCAACACGCACACTTCCCGGGGATCCGCCGCGTTGATGATGACCTCGGAGTGGGTGGCCACGATCAGTTGCGCGCCTGTCCTGACGGCGGCCTGGCGAAGCTCTCCGAAGATGGCGTCTTGCAGAAACACATGCAGGTGGGCATCTGGTTCGTCGAGCAGGAGCACCGAACCGGGGCGTGTGTTGAGGAGCGCGAGCAGCATCAACACCTGCTGGAATCCGCTGCCGCCGCTTGCCACGTCGAAGCTCGGCCCGTCGGGGACGTGACGGTATTCGGCAACGATGTGCGCCCCAGTCCCATTCGGCGGCAGCAAGTGGTAGCCGAACAGCCTCCCGATCGCGTCCTGCAGATTGTCCCAGGCCGGCTGCGAACCGCTCGCCTGCAGCAACAGGTTTCGAAGCATCTCGCCGGGGCGCGCCTGGCCCAGCAACTGGTCGAGCTTCGGTCGCTGATAGACCGGCTCGTCCGTGCTCAACCCGGTCATGGGCGGAATGAGCACCGTCGTAACGGCGATCGGCCTCAGGTGGTCCGGGTCAATTGAACCGGGGCGTACGTACATCTGCTCGCTGCTGTTGGGCTTGAACTCCATCGCGAGCGACCAGTCGTCGGTCTGGAGCGTGATGCGGACATCGCGGAGGTACTCGCGGTTGCGCCACAGAAGATCGAACGACCTCAGCGGCACCGCCGAAAACGCCTGCCGTGCGATGGGCGCCTTGGTGTAGGCCCCGCCGTGGCGCTGGAAATCGTTCAGCTCCCTCCATCGCTGCAGCGCCAGGTTCCACGCCGCAATCGCCTGGAGCACCGTCGTCTTGCCCGTGTTGTTCGGGCCGGCCAGAACGATGTGGCCGGGCAGCGCGAACTCGACCCGGTCGAAGCGCTTGAAGCCCTCGATGATGACGCGTCGGATCATGGTTCGTCCTGTTGCGGAAGCCTCCGCACGACCAGCAGTTCGTTCCCCCGGTCGTCAATCACCTTGACCGCCACCTGACGCGAGGCGCCCGCTTCGAACGGTGCGCTCGTCGTGCCCGCAAGATGGTCCCACACGCTGTCGTCGTAGTCCGCTTTCAGGGCCTTGCGTAGCCCCTCCCAGGCGCTCGTTCGCGGGAAGAACGCCTGCGAGACGTGGAAGCACAGGTCGTTGTAGTCCGTGTCGAGGAGCCACGCCGGCACATCGTTGCCGTCGCGGTGTTCCGGCTTCATCGTGGTCGGGTCGAACGTGTCGAGGCCCAGCAGCTCGACCTGGTAGCGGATTGGGTCGCCCTTCTTCTCCGGCTTCACCGCGTGCAGCTTCACTTCAGGCAGGCCGCACACGCTGAAGATCTGGCTTGATCGCATCGTCTTCAGGAGGTCGCCCATCATGAGGTCTGGCGTGGCCTGGACGTAGGTGGCGGGCGGAAACCCGGCGTCGGTCGATTTCTCGACCAGTTCGCGCGCATGGGCCTGAATGGCGAATCCGATGACGTAGAGGTGGGAGTAGCGCTTGATGTCGGCTTCCTTGAGCGCGGCGTGGACCAGTTTTTCGCTGACGGCACCGTTCTCGGGGCCGAAGACAAACGCCACGGGCTTCTCATCAGCCTCGCCAGCCAGCGCCTCCGCCGACAACGACAGCGTCTTCGCAGGGCGCCGCACGTTCCAGAGCTTCACGGTCTTCCCGCCGCCGACGTGGAGCACGGGCGAGCGGCGCAGCACTTCAATCATGCGGTCGATGAAGGAACTGTAGTCATCTGACTGCTGAGCGCCCGAATCCTCAACGCCGTCCTCCTCCCAGTCCACCGGGGTGGGAATCGTGGCTTCGAGCGCAAACGGCCCGGTTACGCGCACGTACTTGTTGTCGACCTCAGGTCGATCGACCAGCACCTCTTCGTCGGGCGGCTCGTTGTTCGCGATGCTTTTCAGCGTGACGTGCGGGACGATACCGCCGACTTCCTCGCCCTTCTTGTTTTGCTTCCTCTTGTAGACAAAGCCACCTGATGGCCCGCGGCTGTTGTCCTTCAGCTCGTACCACGAAAAAGTCGCCGTCAGGAGCCGCTGCCGAGCCAGAGCGAGCGGCACGCGGCTGGTGTCAATCGTGATCCACCGCCGCCCCCACTGCTCGGCGACATACGCCGTCGTCCCCGACCCGCACGTCGGATCGAGGACGAGATCCCCGGGATCGGTCGTCATGAGGATGCAGCGCTGCACAACCCGGGTGGCAGTCTGAACGACGTACGACTTCAGTTCCCGACCTGCATAGGTTCCACCTGGCTGTGTGTCAGTCCAAAGTGCGTTGATCGAGATGAACGGGAAGTCATCAAAGTAGCGCTTGTAGAAGACGCGGTCGCCCGAAGCAATGATCCTTCCCACCTCGCCAAGTCTAGTAAGCCCTTGCAGGTGGGTTTTCCAGTAGCCACGACCCGGCAAGTAGGTCCTATCACCGTAAGGAAACTCGAAACTACCAGGTGGCCTCGATGAAGTCAGGTTGTCACGCGCGAACACCCGAGCTTGGGCTGGAAGTTCATCGTGTTCCCGCTCTCCCAGCATCTCAACCCGGCCGCCAGGTAATTCTACCCAGTCGTAGAGACCCTCGTCGACGGACCTGGATCGGTAGAGTTTGCGGAACTTCACTCGCTGCCGATCGCGCGAGTACCACAAGAGATGATCTGCCACGGCTGCCAGAACGTCGTTGGTTTGGCTACTCGTGGTCTTGAAGGCGATCTGTCCGCAGAAGTTCTCCGCCCCGAACACCTCGTCCATGAGTTCGCGAACGTGGTGGACGTTCTCGTCGCTGATCTGGACGAACACGCTTCCACTGGGCGTGAGTAACTCCCGCGCGAGCAACAACCGGTCGCGCATGTAGGTCAGGTACGAGTGCAGGCCCAGCTCCCACGTGTCGCGGTAGGCCTTCACCATCTCCGGCTCGCGTGTCAGATCCTCATCGTCGCCGTGCGACACGTCGCGCTTGCGCACGAACGGCTGGAAGTTGCTCCCGAACTTCACACCGTACGGCGGATCGATGTAGATCATCTGCACCTGGCCACCGAGGCCCTCGTAGCGCAGCAGCGAGTTCATCACCACCAGCGAGTCGCCGAGGACGAGCCGGTTGACCCACTTGTCCTGGTACTCGTAGGCCCTCAGCGTCTGATCGACGACCGAGTGCTGCGGGTCGCCGAACAGATCCCACATGTTCGACTGGGCCGATTTCATCCGGTGGCCGACCAGTGTTTCGACGATAGCTTTGGTCGACAGGCGTTCGTGGACGAAGAGCGGCAGCGTCGGGACGTCGAATGACAGACGCTCGGCCTTGCCGGCCCAGTTCAGGAACGGCCTCCCGAGACGCCTGAGCGCGTCAACCGCGTCA encodes:
- a CDS encoding AAA family ATPase; this translates as MIRRVIIEGFKRFDRVEFALPGHIVLAGPNNTGKTTVLQAIAAWNLALQRWRELNDFQRHGGAYTKAPIARQAFSAVPLRSFDLLWRNREYLRDVRITLQTDDWSLAMEFKPNSSEQMYVRPGSIDPDHLRPIAVTTVLIPPMTGLSTDEPVYQRPKLDQLLGQARPGEMLRNLLLQASGSQPAWDNLQDAIGRLFGYHLLPPNGTGAHIVAEYRHVPDGPSFDVASGGSGFQQVLMLLALLNTRPGSVLLLDEPDAHLHVFLQDAIFGELRQAAVRTGAQLIVATHSEVIINAADPREVCVLLDRPVMLADNAERQTLIASLRVLSNDDIMRAMQAPGILYLEGHTDLEILRAFARVLHHPALDLLTTRLFWKPTVADTAGGGPGVKAREHYDALCLVREIPALELVDGDSHPGIQGSTISGRGFQRARWRRYEIESYLVHPAALARFVTRMVGEGAAAPHVAAMMEYLNSELPPAIVARPLDEHPYLVTTKARKDILPPTLNAAGLPNLPYSRYHEIAGGMLPDEIHPEITEKLDAIVAAFQA
- a CDS encoding site-specific DNA-methyltransferase yields the protein MRPDIGTQPQFRKKKPPTTWRYDSSLAPSLEWDGQNGARELGEWLLALIEKGAALPAPHTYDAPQEFRALDGRVLVTVRSLHDAVDALRRLGRPFLNWAGKAERLSFDVPTLPLFVHERLSTKAIVETLVGHRMKSAQSNMWDLFGDPQHSVVDQTLRAYEYQDKWVNRLVLGDSLVVMNSLLRYEGLGGQVQMIYIDPPYGVKFGSNFQPFVRKRDVSHGDDEDLTREPEMVKAYRDTWELGLHSYLTYMRDRLLLARELLTPSGSVFVQISDENVHHVRELMDEVFGAENFCGQIAFKTTSSQTNDVLAAVADHLLWYSRDRQRVKFRKLYRSRSVDEGLYDWVELPGGRVEMLGEREHDELPAQARVFARDNLTSSRPPGSFEFPYGDRTYLPGRGYWKTHLQGLTRLGEVGRIIASGDRVFYKRYFDDFPFISINALWTDTQPGGTYAGRELKSYVVQTATRVVQRCILMTTDPGDLVLDPTCGSGTTAYVAEQWGRRWITIDTSRVPLALARQRLLTATFSWYELKDNSRGPSGGFVYKRKQNKKGEEVGGIVPHVTLKSIANNEPPDEEVLVDRPEVDNKYVRVTGPFALEATIPTPVDWEEDGVEDSGAQQSDDYSSFIDRMIEVLRRSPVLHVGGGKTVKLWNVRRPAKTLSLSAEALAGEADEKPVAFVFGPENGAVSEKLVHAALKEADIKRYSHLYVIGFAIQAHARELVEKSTDAGFPPATYVQATPDLMMGDLLKTMRSSQIFSVCGLPEVKLHAVKPEKKGDPIRYQVELLGLDTFDPTTMKPEHRDGNDVPAWLLDTDYNDLCFHVSQAFFPRTSAWEGLRKALKADYDDSVWDHLAGTTSAPFEAGASRQVAVKVIDDRGNELLVVRRLPQQDEP